From one Botrytis cinerea B05.10 chromosome 7, complete sequence genomic stretch:
- the Bcmnp1 gene encoding Bcmnp1: protein MSLSCQSAARSCIRSLRSSSSLRVSTASLAQRRNPSARWASTEAASANPKISGIVDQISQLTLLETADLVASLKSRLNIPDMPMGGFSAGPVQAAAPVEEEDAAPVQQEKTLFNLKLASFDAGAKPKIIKEIKSMLGLSLVDSKKFVESAPKMMKEGVPKEEAEKIIATLKELGAVVNME, encoded by the exons ATGTCGTTATCCTGCCAGTCCGCAGCTCGCAGCTGCATAAGATCTCTCcgatcatcctcatccctcCGCGTTTCCACAGCCTCCCTTGCACAAAGAAGAAATCCTTCCGCGAGATGGGCATCAACAGAGGCAGCGTCAGCGAACCCAAAGATCTCCGGGATTGTGGACCAAATCAGCCAATTGACTTTATTAGAGACAGCCGATTTAGTTGCTAGCTTAAAG TCACGACTAAATATTCCCGATATGCCAATGGGGGGATTTTCTGCTGGCCCTGTCCAAGCCGCTGCACctgttgaagaggaagatgcgGCACCAGTACAACAAGAGAAGACCTTGTTCAACCTGAAGTTGGCCTCATTTGATGCGGGGGCAAAACCTAAGATTATCAAAGAGATCAAGAGCATGTTGGGATTAAGTTTGGTGGACAGCAAAAAGTTCGTCGAAAGTGCGccaaagatgatgaaggaggGCGTACCAAAGGAGGAGGCAGAGAAGATCATTGCAactttgaaggaattgggAGCTGTTGTCAACATGGAATAA